In a single window of the Frondihabitans peucedani genome:
- a CDS encoding folate-binding protein, protein MSTDDRTPFAARPGFVLDEATGVASHYGNPLIEQRSLSAGSSVVQVPSRGIVTVTGPDRLSWLDSLTSQSLKRLAPGISTETLLLDPSGRVEHAAGVLDDGETAWLLVEAASAEPLAAWLDRMRFMLRVEVADRSADLAVLGSFADLSLPAADPAGVPLVWVDPWREVAVGGVSYADEASHPGADWTYRETLVTAEGLAAVAASEIPAGGALALEALRIAAWRPRLGTETDERTIPHELDWLRSAVHLDKGCYRGQETVAKVHNLGHPPRRLVLLHLDGSDNVLPAHGAEVSAVSAKLGETVVVGEVTSSAVHYELGPIALAVIKRSVPVDAPLTVLADDTVVAAAQEVVVPPEAGAAAGVPRLPRLGGVRR, encoded by the coding sequence GTGTCGACTGACGACCGCACGCCCTTCGCAGCGCGACCGGGCTTCGTACTCGACGAGGCGACCGGCGTCGCGTCCCACTACGGCAACCCCCTGATCGAGCAGCGGTCGCTGAGCGCAGGATCCTCCGTGGTCCAGGTGCCGTCGAGAGGCATCGTCACGGTCACCGGGCCCGACCGCCTGTCGTGGCTCGACTCGCTGACCAGCCAGTCGCTCAAGCGCCTCGCCCCCGGCATCTCCACCGAGACGCTCCTGCTCGACCCCTCCGGCCGCGTCGAGCACGCCGCCGGCGTCCTCGACGACGGCGAGACCGCCTGGCTCCTCGTCGAGGCGGCCTCGGCCGAGCCGCTCGCCGCGTGGCTCGACCGCATGCGCTTCATGCTCCGCGTCGAGGTCGCCGACCGCAGCGCCGACCTCGCCGTGCTCGGGTCGTTCGCCGACCTGTCGCTGCCGGCCGCCGATCCTGCGGGCGTCCCGCTCGTCTGGGTCGACCCGTGGCGGGAGGTCGCCGTCGGGGGAGTCTCGTACGCCGACGAGGCCTCGCACCCCGGTGCCGACTGGACCTACCGCGAGACCCTCGTCACCGCCGAGGGCCTGGCCGCCGTCGCCGCCTCCGAGATCCCCGCTGGGGGTGCGCTCGCCCTCGAGGCGCTCCGCATCGCGGCCTGGCGTCCGCGGCTCGGCACCGAGACCGACGAGCGGACGATCCCGCACGAGCTCGACTGGCTGCGGAGCGCGGTGCACCTCGACAAGGGCTGCTACCGCGGGCAGGAGACGGTCGCGAAGGTCCACAACCTCGGACACCCGCCGAGGCGGCTCGTCCTGCTCCACCTCGACGGGTCCGACAACGTGCTGCCGGCCCACGGTGCCGAGGTCTCGGCCGTGAGCGCGAAGCTCGGCGAGACCGTCGTGGTCGGCGAGGTCACCTCGAGCGCCGTCCACTACGAGCTGGGGCCGATCGCGCTGGCCGTCATCAAGCGGAGCGTCCCCGTCGACGCCCCTCTGACGGTGCTGGCCGACGACACCGTGGTCGCGGCCGCGCAGGAGGTCGTCGTGCCGCCGGAGGCCGGTGCTGCGGCGGGCGTCCCCCGCCTCCCGCGCCTGGGCGGCGTCCGGCGCTGA
- a CDS encoding SDR family oxidoreductase, with protein MDLALKNSVALVVGGSGYIGRAVTDRLRNEGAEVVVASRHPDDTGVELDARDAVSVRSAVARVLAERGRIDVLVVTAAPSAQTLDPARNSDPEQVADAIDGKALAFLRVANEVVPVMREAGHGRIVVISGQNALVTGNITGSVRNAATIVVAKNLADQLAGTGVNVTVVNPGIVADEPETEVAAGSGGQSSPTQIADLVAFLSSPLSAVSGESIAVGHRVRGVVSF; from the coding sequence ATGGACCTCGCCCTGAAGAACTCCGTCGCCCTCGTCGTGGGCGGCTCCGGCTACATCGGCCGCGCTGTCACCGACCGCCTCCGGAACGAGGGGGCCGAGGTCGTCGTCGCGTCCCGCCACCCCGACGATACCGGCGTGGAGCTCGATGCCCGCGACGCCGTGTCGGTCCGGTCGGCCGTCGCGAGGGTCCTCGCCGAGCGGGGCAGGATCGACGTGCTCGTCGTGACGGCGGCCCCGAGCGCGCAGACCCTCGATCCTGCGCGGAATTCCGACCCGGAGCAGGTGGCCGACGCGATCGACGGCAAGGCGCTGGCGTTCCTCCGGGTCGCGAACGAGGTCGTCCCGGTCATGCGCGAGGCCGGCCACGGCAGGATCGTCGTGATCAGCGGCCAGAACGCGCTGGTCACCGGCAACATCACCGGCTCGGTCCGGAACGCCGCGACGATCGTCGTCGCCAAGAACCTCGCCGACCAGCTGGCCGGCACGGGCGTGAACGTCACCGTGGTGAATCCGGGGATCGTCGCCGACGAGCCCGAGACGGAGGTCGCGGCAGGCAGCGGCGGTCAGTCGTCGCCCACGCAGATCGCCGACCTCGTCGCCTTCCTGTCGTCGCCCCTCTCGGCCGTGTCGGGCGAGTCGATCGCGGTCGGGCACCGCGTGCGGGGCGTCGTCTCGTTCTAG
- a CDS encoding phosphoglyceromutase, which produces MTSTLILLRHGNSEWNQKNLFTGWVDVRLSEVGRGEAKRAGELLRDSGLKPEILYTSLLTRAIQTADLALEEADRLWIPVKRSWRLNERHYGALQGKDKAQTLEEYGPEQFQTWRRSFDVPPPVLDDDSEWSQAHDERYADLGADAPRTESLKLVIERMLPYWESDITKDLAAGKTVLVTAHGNSLRALVKHLDGISDDDIAELNIPTGIPLVYELDDDFRPTGPAAYLDPEAAAAGAAAVAAQGKK; this is translated from the coding sequence ATGACTTCGACCCTCATCCTCCTCCGGCACGGCAACAGCGAGTGGAACCAGAAGAACCTCTTCACCGGGTGGGTCGACGTCCGCCTGAGCGAGGTCGGGCGCGGCGAGGCCAAGCGCGCCGGCGAGCTGCTGCGCGACTCCGGCCTGAAGCCCGAGATCCTCTACACGTCGCTCCTCACGCGCGCCATCCAGACCGCCGACCTCGCCCTCGAGGAGGCCGACCGCCTCTGGATCCCGGTCAAGCGCTCGTGGCGCCTCAACGAGCGCCACTACGGCGCGCTGCAGGGCAAAGACAAGGCTCAGACGCTCGAGGAGTACGGCCCCGAGCAGTTCCAGACCTGGCGTCGCTCGTTCGACGTGCCGCCGCCCGTCCTCGACGACGACAGCGAGTGGTCGCAGGCGCACGACGAGCGCTACGCCGACCTCGGTGCGGACGCCCCGCGCACGGAGTCGCTGAAGCTCGTGATCGAGCGCATGCTGCCCTACTGGGAGAGCGACATCACCAAAGACCTCGCGGCCGGGAAGACGGTGCTCGTCACCGCCCACGGCAACTCGCTCCGCGCTCTCGTGAAGCACCTCGACGGCATCTCCGACGACGACATCGCCGAGCTCAACATCCCGACCGGCATCCCGCTCGTCTACGAGCTCGACGACGACTTCCGTCCGACGGGGCCGGCGGCCTACCTCGACCCCGAGGCTGCTGCCGCCGGGGCTGCTGCGGTGGCCGCCCAGGGCAAGAAGTAG
- a CDS encoding FUSC family protein, which produces MSPGPGLAAFDVRQALERVRTSLPAVVQIVLAAGIAYSIGRFGFGHAAPVLAVTVTISSLGFARDARPRRVLENAVGVVTGIALSELLLLVIGKGFWQFGVVLFAALVIARFFSASSAFAVAAATQSMFVMLLPDPAGGPFTRSLDGLAGGVVALVITALVPRDPVGLARADARRLFAELEPALASLVLALRHDDVRQADAALDRLRATQPLLDDWAATLETAVSVSRLSPFLRRRLPVVAGEAVILRYLDLAVRNLRVVARRIDTTIGDGRRRPELADLVAGIAAAVEVLGRSFVSVEHRPTAQDALVAVARRLDPAVVLPGAPVSETVLVLMLRPLVIDLLMATGLPHDDARSRLAPV; this is translated from the coding sequence GTGAGTCCCGGCCCGGGCCTCGCCGCGTTCGACGTCCGGCAGGCCCTCGAGCGCGTCCGCACGTCTCTGCCGGCGGTCGTCCAGATCGTGCTGGCCGCCGGCATCGCCTACTCGATCGGCCGCTTCGGATTCGGGCACGCCGCTCCCGTGCTCGCCGTCACCGTGACGATCTCCTCGCTCGGCTTCGCTCGCGACGCCAGGCCCCGACGGGTCCTCGAGAACGCGGTCGGCGTCGTGACCGGCATCGCGCTCAGCGAGCTCCTGCTGCTCGTGATCGGCAAGGGGTTCTGGCAGTTCGGGGTGGTGCTGTTCGCCGCCCTCGTGATCGCGCGGTTCTTCTCGGCGAGCAGCGCGTTCGCGGTCGCGGCGGCGACGCAGTCGATGTTCGTGATGCTGCTGCCCGATCCTGCCGGGGGTCCGTTCACCCGCTCCCTCGACGGTCTCGCCGGGGGCGTCGTCGCCCTCGTGATCACGGCGCTCGTGCCCCGCGACCCGGTCGGGCTCGCCCGCGCCGACGCCCGGCGCCTCTTCGCCGAGCTCGAGCCCGCGCTGGCCTCGCTCGTGCTGGCGCTGCGGCACGACGACGTCCGCCAGGCCGACGCGGCGCTCGACCGGCTCCGCGCGACGCAGCCGCTGCTCGACGACTGGGCGGCCACGCTCGAGACGGCGGTCTCGGTGTCTCGGCTGTCGCCGTTCCTCCGGCGGAGGCTCCCGGTCGTCGCGGGGGAGGCCGTGATCCTGCGCTATCTCGACCTCGCGGTCAGGAACCTGCGGGTGGTCGCACGCCGGATCGACACGACCATCGGCGACGGCCGCCGCCGGCCCGAGCTGGCCGACCTCGTGGCGGGCATCGCGGCGGCGGTCGAGGTGCTCGGGAGGTCGTTCGTCTCGGTCGAGCACCGGCCGACCGCCCAGGACGCCCTCGTCGCCGTCGCCCGGCGGCTCGATCCGGCCGTCGTGCTGCCCGGGGCTCCCGTGAGCGAGACGGTGCTCGTGCTGATGCTGCGGCCGCTCGTGATCGACCTGCTGATGGCGACGGGCCTGCCGCACGACGACGCGAGGTCGCGTCTCGCGCCGGTCTAG
- a CDS encoding FABP family protein, producing MIEIPTDLPAEIVPLSWLLGVWEGTGVVDYKVGDDDESRRTHEFGQRVSFSHDGLPFLNYSSYSWLLDEKHTPLASETGYWRLDRPAEEGDRGPGMLPGVGVQPFTTPRAVEILRTPDDGFNIEVSLVHPSGVNELYLGRVKGPRIDLATDAVLRSSNAKEYSAATRMYGLVENHLLWAWDIAAYGNELRTHASGRLARVD from the coding sequence ATGATCGAGATCCCCACCGATCTCCCGGCAGAGATCGTCCCTCTGTCGTGGCTCCTGGGCGTCTGGGAGGGCACCGGGGTCGTCGACTACAAGGTCGGCGACGACGACGAGTCGCGTCGCACCCACGAGTTCGGCCAGCGCGTGAGCTTCAGCCACGACGGCCTGCCGTTCCTCAACTACAGCTCGTACTCGTGGCTCCTCGACGAGAAGCACACGCCGCTCGCCAGCGAGACCGGGTACTGGCGGCTCGACCGTCCCGCCGAGGAGGGCGATCGCGGCCCGGGCATGCTGCCGGGAGTCGGCGTCCAGCCGTTCACGACGCCGCGCGCCGTCGAGATCCTGCGGACCCCCGACGACGGCTTCAACATCGAGGTGTCGCTCGTGCACCCCTCGGGCGTCAACGAGCTCTATCTCGGTCGGGTGAAGGGTCCGCGCATCGACCTCGCCACCGACGCGGTGCTCCGCTCGAGCAACGCGAAGGAGTACTCGGCCGCCACCCGCATGTACGGGCTGGTCGAGAACCACCTGCTCTGGGCCTGGGACATCGCCGCCTACGGCAACGAGCTCCGCACCCACGCGTCGGGGCGGCTCGCCCGTGTCGACTGA
- the mshD gene encoding mycothiol synthase, with amino-acid sequence MTDADRPSDVGAPDRSGAVAADLLRPLTAEATAHDGTPPFSDQALVDARSGQATVVGDGDAAAILRPDQGEAELVVRPAVRRAGLGTILLRTVVEVTEGPLAIWAHGDHPGARRLADAFGFEATRRLLQQRAAVAADAPAPALPDGVSVRPFRPGVDEAAWLDLNARAFASHPEQGSLTLLDLEAREGDDWFDPDDFLLVRHGDDLVAFCWLKVQHGEPGEFYAVGVDPARQGQHLGGLAVDAGLHRLAERGLETASLYVEGDNAPALRLYAARGFTDHAVDVQYTLAR; translated from the coding sequence GTGACCGACGCCGACCGTCCGAGCGATGTCGGGGCCCCCGACCGCAGCGGCGCGGTGGCCGCCGACCTGCTCCGGCCCCTGACCGCCGAGGCGACCGCGCACGACGGCACTCCCCCGTTCTCCGACCAGGCGCTCGTCGACGCGCGCTCGGGTCAGGCGACGGTCGTGGGCGACGGCGACGCGGCCGCGATCCTGCGACCCGACCAGGGCGAGGCCGAGCTCGTCGTGCGACCGGCCGTCCGGCGGGCCGGGCTCGGCACGATCCTGCTCCGCACGGTCGTCGAGGTGACCGAGGGGCCGCTCGCGATCTGGGCGCACGGAGACCACCCCGGTGCCCGCCGGCTGGCCGACGCGTTCGGCTTCGAGGCCACGCGCCGCCTCCTGCAGCAGCGGGCAGCGGTCGCCGCCGACGCTCCCGCGCCCGCGCTCCCCGACGGCGTCTCGGTCCGGCCGTTCCGTCCCGGCGTCGACGAGGCCGCCTGGCTCGACCTCAACGCCCGCGCCTTCGCCTCGCACCCCGAGCAGGGCTCCCTCACGCTCCTCGACCTCGAGGCCCGCGAGGGCGACGACTGGTTCGACCCCGACGACTTCCTGCTCGTCCGGCACGGCGACGACCTCGTGGCGTTCTGCTGGCTGAAGGTCCAGCACGGCGAACCGGGCGAGTTCTACGCGGTGGGCGTCGATCCTGCGCGACAGGGGCAGCACCTCGGCGGCCTGGCGGTCGACGCGGGGCTCCACCGCCTCGCCGAGCGCGGTCTCGAGACGGCCTCGCTCTACGTCGAGGGCGACAACGCCCCCGCGCTCCGCCTCTACGCGGCCCGCGGATTCACCGACCACGCAGTCGACGTGCAGTACACGCTCGCGCGCTGA
- a CDS encoding sugar porter family MFS transporter, with protein MSLPPLTPGPHTKRLGTVALIATFGGLLFGYDTSVINGALSPMVKELQLTNLTEGMVTSGLLFGAAVGAITGGRLSDAWGRRKSIILMSVLFFVGALTCVFAPNFTVMVVGRVILGLAVGAASTVVPVFLAELAPYEIRGSLAGRNEMMIVIGQLLAFIINAIIGNVWGEGNGVWRIMLAVEAVPAVALFIGMLRMPESPRWLAGKGRDDDALRVLSTLRTKERARAELDEIDRSTTEESRRETLSIGAILRNKWFVRIILVGIGLGVAQQLTGINAVMYYGQSVLREAGFSASAALIVNIAPGIIAVIGAIIALRMMDHFPRRRTFLLGYALTTICHLLIGIGSVALPVGNPARPWVLLFLIVAFVGSMQTFLNVATWVTLSEIFPLKMRGFGIGVSVFCLWLANAFLGLYFPTVIAAFGITGTFFGFAVVNALALFFVWRAVPETRGRTLEKLEEDVSTGNIYIRDLVK; from the coding sequence GTGTCGCTGCCTCCCCTGACGCCGGGGCCGCACACCAAGCGCCTCGGCACGGTCGCCCTCATCGCGACCTTCGGCGGCCTGCTGTTCGGGTACGACACCTCCGTGATCAACGGGGCGCTCAGCCCGATGGTCAAGGAGCTCCAGCTCACCAACCTCACCGAGGGCATGGTCACCAGCGGCCTGCTGTTCGGCGCAGCGGTCGGCGCGATCACGGGCGGCCGCCTCTCCGACGCCTGGGGCCGGCGGAAGTCGATCATCCTGATGTCGGTGCTGTTCTTCGTCGGTGCGCTGACCTGCGTCTTCGCCCCCAACTTCACGGTGATGGTCGTGGGGCGCGTGATCCTGGGCCTCGCCGTCGGTGCCGCCTCGACGGTCGTGCCGGTCTTCCTCGCCGAGCTCGCGCCGTACGAGATCCGCGGCTCGCTCGCCGGGCGCAACGAGATGATGATCGTCATCGGCCAGCTCCTCGCGTTCATCATCAACGCGATCATCGGCAACGTCTGGGGAGAGGGCAACGGCGTCTGGCGCATCATGCTCGCCGTCGAGGCCGTGCCGGCGGTCGCCCTCTTCATCGGGATGCTCCGGATGCCCGAATCACCCCGCTGGCTCGCCGGCAAGGGCCGCGACGACGACGCCCTCCGCGTGCTCTCCACCCTCCGCACGAAGGAGCGCGCCCGAGCCGAGCTCGACGAGATCGACCGGTCGACGACCGAGGAGTCCCGCCGCGAGACACTGTCGATCGGCGCGATCCTCCGCAACAAGTGGTTCGTCAGGATCATCCTCGTCGGCATCGGCCTCGGCGTCGCCCAGCAGCTGACCGGAATCAACGCGGTCATGTACTACGGCCAGAGCGTGCTGCGCGAGGCGGGATTCTCGGCCAGCGCGGCCCTCATCGTCAACATCGCCCCGGGCATCATCGCCGTCATCGGTGCGATCATCGCGCTGCGGATGATGGACCACTTCCCGCGCCGGCGGACGTTCCTCCTCGGCTACGCGCTGACCACGATCTGCCACCTGCTCATCGGCATCGGCTCGGTCGCGCTGCCCGTCGGCAACCCCGCGCGGCCCTGGGTGCTGCTGTTCCTCATCGTGGCGTTCGTCGGCTCGATGCAGACGTTCCTCAACGTGGCCACCTGGGTGACGCTGTCCGAGATCTTCCCGCTCAAGATGCGCGGCTTCGGCATCGGCGTCTCGGTCTTCTGCCTCTGGCTCGCCAACGCGTTCCTCGGGCTGTACTTCCCGACCGTCATCGCGGCCTTCGGCATCACCGGCACCTTCTTCGGATTCGCCGTGGTGAACGCACTCGCCCTGTTCTTCGTCTGGCGCGCGGTGCCCGAGACCCGCGGCCGCACCCTCGAGAAGCTCGAGGAGGACGTCTCGACGGGCAACATCTACATCCGCGATCTGGTGAAGTAG
- a CDS encoding GntR family transcriptional regulator, with protein sequence MITLDPRSATPPFEQLRVQITEQVRSGALAAGVRLPTVRRLAEDLGLAPNTVARAYRELEADGLVETRGRNGTVVRPQGDAAAQQAQEAARAYADRVAKLGVTPAEALRYVTGALGASGS encoded by the coding sequence GTGATCACCCTCGACCCCCGCTCCGCCACCCCGCCGTTCGAGCAGCTCCGCGTGCAGATCACGGAGCAGGTGCGCTCCGGCGCCCTCGCTGCCGGTGTGCGACTGCCGACGGTCCGGCGCCTGGCCGAGGACCTCGGCCTGGCACCCAACACGGTCGCCCGGGCCTACCGCGAGCTCGAGGCGGACGGCCTCGTCGAGACGCGCGGCCGCAACGGGACGGTCGTCCGGCCGCAGGGCGACGCTGCCGCACAGCAGGCCCAGGAGGCGGCGCGCGCGTACGCGGACCGCGTCGCGAAGCTCGGCGTCACGCCCGCGGAGGCCCTCCGCTACGTGACCGGGGCCCTGGGCGCGAGCGGCAGCTAG
- a CDS encoding response regulator transcription factor, with protein sequence MAQLLVLTSAATPDVLPALALLSHRTRQIPAEPAHLVNAPSSDLIFVDARTDLASAKALCKILRTTGVTVPLVLVLTEGGLTAVNSEWGVDDVILESAGPAEVDARIRLVTGRLAQSQSGSKIQASGVVIDEASYSAKVHGRPLDLTFKEFELLRFFATHPSRVFTREQLLSEVWGYDYFGGTRTVDVHVRRLRAKLGDLESLIGTVRNVGYRFNVYDDDQPRPQ encoded by the coding sequence GTGGCGCAGCTCTTGGTCCTGACCTCCGCCGCAACGCCCGACGTGCTCCCGGCCCTAGCGCTGCTCAGTCACCGGACCCGCCAGATCCCCGCCGAGCCCGCTCACCTGGTCAATGCCCCGTCGAGCGATCTGATCTTCGTCGACGCGCGTACCGACCTCGCCAGCGCGAAGGCGCTCTGCAAGATCCTCCGCACGACCGGCGTGACCGTCCCGCTGGTCCTCGTCCTGACCGAGGGCGGCCTGACCGCGGTGAACTCCGAGTGGGGCGTCGACGACGTCATCCTGGAGTCGGCCGGTCCGGCCGAGGTCGACGCCCGGATCCGCCTCGTCACCGGGCGCCTCGCCCAGAGCCAGTCGGGCAGCAAGATCCAGGCCTCCGGCGTCGTCATCGACGAGGCCAGCTACTCGGCCAAGGTGCACGGCCGCCCGCTCGACCTCACCTTCAAGGAGTTCGAGCTCCTCCGCTTCTTCGCCACGCACCCGTCGCGCGTCTTCACTCGCGAGCAGCTGCTGAGCGAGGTGTGGGGCTACGACTACTTCGGCGGCACCCGCACCGTCGACGTGCACGTGCGGCGTCTCCGCGCGAAGCTCGGCGACCTCGAGTCGCTCATCGGCACCGTCCGGAACGTCGGTTACCGCTTCAACGTGTACGACGACGACCAGCCGAGGCCGCAGTGA
- a CDS encoding HAD family hydrolase: MKKPLAVLFDIDETLVHTGGAGGRSWAAAFDDLYGIPADIGQHTSSGETDPEVGRETFVGVIGRDPEPAELSKLYARYLWHLADIIHESEGYRVEPGVDALLKSLTDAGVVIGVISGAMEGAARTKMEPGRLGRYFVFGGYGSDSADRDEATRAAIRKASLLVGHDLAPDEVFVVGDTPHDITSAHAAGARGIGVATGHYSADDLEKAGADAVLADLTEAFPGL; encoded by the coding sequence ATGAAGAAGCCGCTCGCCGTCCTGTTCGACATCGACGAGACCCTCGTCCACACCGGGGGAGCAGGGGGCCGCAGCTGGGCGGCCGCCTTCGACGACCTCTACGGGATCCCCGCCGACATCGGGCAGCACACCTCGAGCGGCGAGACCGACCCCGAGGTGGGCCGCGAGACGTTCGTCGGCGTCATCGGCCGCGACCCCGAACCGGCGGAGCTCTCGAAGCTGTACGCCCGCTACCTCTGGCACCTGGCCGACATCATCCACGAGTCCGAGGGGTACCGGGTCGAGCCCGGCGTCGACGCGCTCCTGAAGAGCCTCACCGACGCGGGCGTCGTCATCGGGGTCATCTCCGGCGCGATGGAGGGTGCCGCGCGGACGAAGATGGAGCCCGGCCGTCTCGGCCGGTACTTCGTCTTCGGCGGGTACGGGTCGGACTCCGCCGACCGCGACGAGGCGACCCGGGCCGCGATCCGCAAGGCGTCCCTCCTGGTCGGTCACGACCTCGCCCCCGACGAGGTCTTCGTCGTCGGCGACACCCCGCACGACATCACCTCGGCGCACGCCGCCGGTGCCCGGGGGATCGGCGTGGCGACGGGCCACTACAGCGCCGACGACCTCGAGAAGGCGGGTGCCGACGCCGTCCTGGCCGACCTCACCGAGGCGTTCCCGGGCCTCTGA
- a CDS encoding class I SAM-dependent methyltransferase codes for MPIGQVTRGTTGTNRLRRIDRWIASHPAFRHAADPLVVDLGYGASATTPLELHHRLARIRPDVEVVGIEIEPSRVALASLSAVPGVSFRLGGFEVPLAPADERAGRRPAVIRALNVLRQYDESEVAESWALMTSRLAPGGVLVEGTCNEVGRVASWVDVTAEGPQTFTASLRLASLESPSIVAERLPKALIHHNVEGEPVHAFLRDLDRHWRYNAGLAVYSPVQRWVATVSALRDEGWPVLHGRSRWRLGEITVPWRAVAPLS; via the coding sequence ATGCCCATCGGCCAGGTCACCCGCGGAACCACGGGCACCAACCGGCTCCGCCGGATCGACCGCTGGATCGCCTCGCATCCTGCGTTCCGGCACGCCGCCGACCCGCTCGTCGTCGACCTGGGCTACGGGGCCAGCGCCACGACCCCGCTCGAGCTGCACCACCGGCTGGCGAGGATCCGGCCGGACGTGGAGGTCGTCGGCATCGAGATCGAGCCGTCGCGCGTCGCTCTGGCGTCGCTGTCGGCGGTGCCGGGCGTCTCGTTCCGTCTCGGCGGGTTCGAGGTGCCGCTGGCGCCCGCCGACGAGCGGGCGGGGCGGCGGCCGGCCGTGATCCGGGCGCTGAACGTCCTGCGCCAGTACGACGAGTCGGAGGTCGCCGAGAGCTGGGCGCTCATGACCTCGCGGCTCGCACCCGGCGGGGTGCTCGTCGAGGGCACCTGCAACGAGGTCGGCCGGGTCGCGAGCTGGGTCGACGTCACCGCCGAAGGGCCGCAGACGTTCACCGCCTCTCTGCGGCTGGCGTCGCTGGAGTCGCCGTCGATCGTGGCGGAGCGGCTGCCGAAGGCGTTGATCCACCACAACGTGGAGGGCGAGCCGGTGCACGCGTTCCTCCGCGACCTCGACCGGCACTGGCGGTACAACGCCGGCCTCGCCGTGTACTCGCCGGTGCAGCGGTGGGTGGCGACGGTGTCGGCGCTCCGCGACGAGGGGTGGCCGGTGCTGCACGGGCGGTCGAGGTGGCGGCTCGGCGAGATCACCGTGCCGTGGCGGGCGGTCGCGCCGCTGTCGTAG
- a CDS encoding cysteine desulfurase-like protein gives MPFDVDALRSAFPSLSSGIAHFDGPGGTQTPLVVGEAIARAMTSPTSIRGTGVASERNAEATVQGFRRAYADLLGAEPSGIVHGRSATQLTYDFARHLAKTWSAGDEIVVSRLDHDANIRPWLQAAESAGATVQWLEFDASTGEITDESVARAITGRTRLVAVTAASNLIGTEPDVRALADRAHEVGALVWIDGVHFTAHESVDVAALGADFFVCSPYKFFGPHCGVLAADPALLESIHPDKLLPSTDVVPERFEFGTLPYEQLAGATAAVDFIAGIVGGDSAGAGHAEAGSAPSRREAILASMAATHAHESGLRARLEEALLAIPGLTLHSRAARRTPTLYVTIEGRRMRDLTVNLAELDVLAPTGHFYALEAFQSMGLDADTTGLRIGLAAYTSGDDVERLLAGMRSFVEDGAVAAVSA, from the coding sequence ATGCCCTTCGACGTCGACGCCCTCCGCTCCGCCTTCCCGTCGCTCTCCTCGGGGATCGCCCACTTCGACGGGCCGGGCGGGACGCAGACGCCGCTCGTCGTCGGCGAGGCGATCGCCCGGGCGATGACGAGCCCGACGTCGATCCGCGGCACCGGGGTCGCGTCGGAGCGGAACGCCGAGGCGACGGTCCAGGGGTTCCGCCGGGCCTACGCCGACCTCCTCGGCGCGGAGCCGTCGGGCATCGTCCACGGCCGGAGCGCGACCCAGCTCACCTACGACTTCGCCCGGCACCTCGCCAAGACCTGGTCTGCCGGCGACGAGATCGTGGTCAGCCGCCTCGATCACGACGCCAACATCCGGCCGTGGCTGCAGGCGGCCGAGAGCGCGGGAGCGACCGTGCAGTGGCTGGAGTTCGACGCGTCGACGGGCGAGATCACCGACGAGTCGGTCGCCCGCGCGATCACCGGACGGACGCGGCTCGTCGCCGTGACCGCTGCATCGAACCTGATCGGCACCGAGCCCGACGTCCGGGCGCTGGCCGACCGCGCTCACGAGGTCGGCGCGCTGGTCTGGATCGACGGCGTGCACTTCACCGCGCACGAGTCGGTCGACGTCGCCGCCCTCGGAGCCGACTTCTTCGTCTGCTCGCCCTACAAGTTCTTCGGGCCGCACTGCGGGGTCCTCGCAGCCGACCCCGCCCTCCTCGAGAGCATCCACCCCGACAAGCTGCTGCCGTCGACCGACGTCGTGCCCGAGCGGTTCGAGTTCGGCACGCTGCCGTACGAACAGCTCGCCGGCGCGACCGCGGCAGTGGACTTCATTGCGGGAATCGTGGGCGGGGACTCGGCCGGTGCGGGGCACGCCGAGGCCGGATCGGCTCCCTCCCGGCGCGAGGCGATCCTGGCCTCGATGGCCGCGACCCACGCGCACGAGAGCGGGCTGCGAGCACGGCTCGAGGAGGCGCTCCTCGCGATCCCGGGCCTGACCCTCCACTCGCGAGCAGCTCGGCGAACTCCCACCCTCTACGTGACGATCGAAGGACGCAGGATGCGCGACCTCACCGTCAACCTGGCCGAGCTCGACGTCCTGGCGCCCACCGGCCACTTCTACGCCCTCGAGGCGTTCCAGTCGATGGGACTCGACGCCGACACGACAGGGCTCCGGATCGGGCTCGCGGCGTACACGAGCGGCGACGACGTGGAGCGGCTGCTCGCGGGCATGCGGTCGTTCGTCGAGGACGGGGCGGTGGCGGCCGTCAGCGCGTGA